The genomic segment AGTACATGACTCTGAGGATATGTGTGAACTCCGACCGGCGATCCCAGCTCTTTCTGAAAACTTCACCTTTTCAGGTTATGGACCGACATATGTGAGTGACGGCTCCAGTATCTATGCGATCTGTGGTGGACCCAAGAGGGATGATGAACTACCCACGACAGTCTATGCGGTTGATTATCTTGAGTCTGTGTGCAAGTCACTCCAGTTAATGGTTATGGGTGCCCCACGACCAGCTTCGGCCGTGGGTATTATACAAGGTAAAATTTATGtcttgtgtgtttgtggtggTTCGTGCGTTGTCCAAGAATACAACATCGAGGGCTCGGATTCAGATCCACCACGCTGGGAGTCTTTCAATATTGCTTTCGACGAGAATCTAGAAGACATATGCGCCAGTTTTGTTATGCTCAACAATATATTCATCAAGGTCGGGTGGTTCTCGTGCGTCTACAACCCCATTGATAGAACCTTAGAAAGGTACAACCCCATTGATGATCACTGGTTTGAATCCAGCTTTAAACCCAGCTACTGTGCGATAGGAAAGTGCCTCTCTATGTATTGGGTCGAGAAGTGGACACCATACATGTATTTGATTCTATTTCCGAAAACTGGAGCCTCCTCAAGGGAGTGGCCGGAAAGATTGACCCTTGTGACTTCCTCAGAAAAAAGCTAGTTGCTCTTGGCACGAGACTTGCGATTGTTTGCAGTCATGAGGTTGAGTGGGAAATCAGTGTTTCCATTTTTGATGTCGAGAGGATTGACAACGAGTGCTGGGGACATCAGATTTCGAGGAAAGTAGTTCTGAAGCCAAAGAGTTTCTACGACATCAAGGAGTGTCTGTCCTTCTCCATTTAATCATACAATATTTATAAGGGATGCATGTCTTACAGtattaattataacaaaataagtaCATACGTACGAtacttaatattttaaatatatgtgtgtTCGCAAAACATGGATAAATTATAATAAGacagtttataattttatatacgtATAAATCTGATTATTAATGATCCATTTATACATCGTcatacattttcattttaagTACTACTAAAAAATTGATCATCTACCCGggcaaaatttaaaaaaaaaaaaaaaaacaataataataaaataatttatgatgaTGAAAGGTGATACATGGATGGATTGTAGCAACAGTGGTTATCGGAATTCTAGCTAACATACAATGTATTGCAATATATgtagacaacaaaatcaaatcattttttatataaatatacacaCTGCATGCGTACGAAATGTACATGTTACATATTTCGTATGTATCCCCAATCCCATATAAGAAAAGCTGGGTAGGAAGTATAAATAAAGTCCAACATTTAACAAAGAATCTTGGAGACAGAAAGGTCcaagattttggaaaaaaaaaagctggatAGAGGTTTTGGCAAAGAAAAGCTAGATAGAGATTTAAAGAGAAACATGATAggtagaaaatatatttttgattttgatccCTTTGTCTCTCTAGCTACTTTCAGATTTtggaaaagagagagatccAGAGTGACCCTTGCATGTGAGGGAGGCTTAATAATGGATGACATGGTAGAAAAAGTAGAATAGAGTGACATCCAGAGGTATtgagctacaaaaaaaaatacaaataaagatAGTTATACGAGATGATTTAGCAATTTACCTCAGAGAAGAAACGTTCCATGGCAGCTTCGGATTTGAGGATTAATTTAGGAGAAAAACTGTGTTGCTTTTTTGCGTGTGGagcaatcaacatgcatcacaCAAATATAAATGGTAGAATACAGGTATTTATACGGGGGATTCTTCGTAAACGAAGATCGCGGAGTGGAGGTATGGGAAAGAtcttaaaattttggtaaaatgGTTGTAAAAATCAGATATCTAGGTAAGTTGT from the Camelina sativa cultivar DH55 chromosome 12, Cs, whole genome shotgun sequence genome contains:
- the LOC104729241 gene encoding uncharacterized protein LOC104729241, which produces MELEWFTLETKVHDSEDMCELRPAIPALSENFTFSGYGPTYVSDGSSIYAICGGPKRDDELPTTVYAVDYLESVCKSLQLMVMGAPRPASAVGIIQGKIYVLCVCGGSCVVQEYNIEGSDSDPPRWESFNIAFDENLEDICASFVMLNNIFIKVGWFSCVYNPIDRTLERYNPIDDHWFESSFKPSYCAIGKCLSMYWVEKWTPYMYLILFPKTGASSREWPERLTLVTSSEKS